A genomic window from Rhizobium sp. 007 includes:
- the mnhG gene encoding monovalent cation/H(+) antiporter subunit G: MMEYVIATATALTMLAGAFFALSAAIGVVRLPDLYSRMHAASKAGSVGSGLLLLAAGLYSGELAIFARAAAGVVFLLLTAPVAAHLLAKAAHETGHKLWELSVRDDMEGR; this comes from the coding sequence ATGATGGAATACGTTATCGCCACGGCAACCGCCCTCACGATGCTTGCCGGTGCGTTTTTTGCGCTCTCGGCGGCGATCGGCGTCGTCCGTTTGCCGGACCTTTACTCGCGTATGCATGCAGCCTCCAAGGCGGGTTCCGTCGGCTCCGGCCTGCTGCTGCTTGCTGCCGGCCTTTATTCCGGCGAACTTGCAATTTTCGCGCGCGCTGCCGCGGGCGTCGTCTTTCTGCTGCTGACCGCCCCGGTCGCAGCGCACCTCTTGGCCAAGGCGGCGCATGAAACGGGGCATAAATTGTGGGAACTCTCGGTTCGCGACGACATGGAAGGCCGATGA
- a CDS encoding cation:proton antiporter — MIAPFTLVSAAAAVTLAILGIAFVLTAYRVIIGPTLPDRILALDTLTGIAIGFIAVIAVKTRFALYIDIAIALSLVGFLATVAFARFVLSRRGPGAGPSPAGQEQAVTPAPGDAEGKAG; from the coding sequence ATGATCGCGCCGTTTACGCTTGTTTCGGCCGCCGCCGCGGTCACGCTTGCGATCCTCGGGATCGCCTTCGTGCTCACCGCCTATCGCGTGATCATCGGACCGACGCTGCCGGACCGCATTCTCGCTCTCGATACGCTGACCGGCATTGCCATCGGCTTCATCGCGGTGATCGCCGTCAAGACGCGCTTTGCGCTTTACATCGATATCGCGATCGCACTGAGCCTGGTCGGCTTCCTCGCGACGGTTGCCTTCGCCCGCTTCGTCCTGTCGCGCCGTGGGCCGGGAGCCGGGCCGTCGCCGGCCGGGCAAGAACAGGCAGTGACGCCGGCGCCGGGCGATGCGGAAGGAAAGGCAGGATGA
- the msrB gene encoding peptide-methionine (R)-S-oxide reductase MsrB produces the protein MSDTTTAKVRKTDAEWKEQLTPEQYRITRQHGTERAFTGPYWDSFETGLYRCVGCNAPLFRSDTKFDAGCGWPSYFEPVSPDAVTEHRDSSYGMVRTEICCSRCDAHLGHVFPDGPPPTGLRYCINGHSMVFEPGK, from the coding sequence ATGTCCGACACCACGACCGCCAAAGTCCGCAAGACCGACGCAGAATGGAAAGAGCAGCTAACGCCGGAGCAATATCGCATCACGCGCCAGCACGGCACGGAACGCGCCTTTACCGGCCCCTACTGGGACAGCTTCGAGACCGGCCTCTACCGCTGCGTCGGCTGTAACGCGCCGCTCTTCCGCTCCGATACCAAATTCGATGCCGGCTGCGGCTGGCCGAGCTATTTCGAACCGGTCTCGCCGGATGCGGTGACAGAGCATCGCGACAGCTCCTACGGCATGGTCCGTACGGAGATCTGCTGCAGCAGATGCGATGCACATCTCGGCCACGTCTTCCCCGATGGCCCGCCGCCGACGGGCCTGCGCTACTGCATCAACGGACATTCGATGGTGTTCGAGCCGGGGAAATAG
- a CDS encoding universal stress protein — MYKKIIVPIEMGTVERGERAFRKAATLLDAGGEIILLNVVQDVPTYIAVDLPAELIDNAIDDGRAQLEQMRLKTGIAAKVEIGRGPPAHGILAAAEAHHADLIIIASHVPDFSNYFIGATADRVVRHAKCSVLVDR, encoded by the coding sequence ATGTACAAGAAGATCATCGTCCCTATCGAGATGGGTACGGTCGAGAGGGGGGAAAGGGCATTCCGCAAGGCTGCGACGCTGCTTGATGCCGGCGGGGAGATCATCCTGCTCAATGTCGTGCAGGACGTGCCGACCTATATCGCCGTCGACCTACCGGCTGAACTGATCGACAATGCGATCGATGATGGACGCGCGCAGCTGGAGCAGATGCGGCTGAAGACCGGAATTGCGGCGAAGGTGGAGATCGGCCGCGGCCCGCCGGCGCACGGCATACTCGCCGCCGCCGAGGCGCACCACGCCGACCTCATCATCATCGCCTCGCATGTTCCGGATTTCTCGAACTATTTCATCGGTGCGACCGCTGACCGGGTGGTACGCCACGCCAAATGCTCGGTGCTGGTGGATCGGTAA
- a CDS encoding Na+/H+ antiporter subunit C, whose protein sequence is MEPLFAILVGLFFSAAIYLLLSKFSIRIMLGIAILGNAVNLLLFTAGRLTREVPPIIPAGLDALPAGAANPLPQALILTAIVISFSFLAFLLVLTYRAYQDIGTDNTDEMRVAEPDDPPLPPVGY, encoded by the coding sequence ATGGAACCGCTTTTTGCGATCCTCGTCGGCCTGTTCTTTTCCGCCGCCATCTACCTGCTGCTGTCGAAATTCTCGATCCGCATCATGCTCGGTATCGCGATCCTTGGAAACGCCGTGAACCTCTTGCTCTTTACCGCCGGCCGCCTGACGCGCGAGGTGCCGCCGATCATTCCGGCGGGCCTCGACGCGCTGCCCGCCGGTGCAGCCAACCCGCTGCCGCAGGCCCTCATCTTGACGGCGATCGTGATCTCCTTCTCTTTCCTCGCCTTCCTGCTGGTGCTGACCTACCGTGCCTATCAGGACATCGGCACGGACAACACCGACGAGATGCGCGTCGCCGAGCCCGACGATCCGCCGCTTCCGCCAGTGGGGTATTGA
- a CDS encoding Na+/H+ antiporter subunit D, giving the protein MAAPIGTDLSAALLTAPVPPGNWLVILPVVHCIVLGALMLMLRAHVRLHALIAVLGLAALVVVDAVLLKRVIDDGPVTMVMGRWLPPFGIAFTVDLFGALMALAAAIAALAGSLYALTDIDAGGRRFGFFPFLMFLMAGVSGALLTGDIFNLYVWFEVLLISSFGLLILGSEREQIDGAMKYAVLNLIGTTLFLIAVGYLYAIFGTLNMADIALKAAGLRDSAPLMTLAALFLFAFAMKAAAFPVNFWLPASYHTPRIVVSALFAGLLTKVGIYALIRVVVMLLPVEREALSLMIALVGAATVLIGALGALAQTDIRRMLGYVVISGIGNMLAGIAIGTPGGVSGSVFYALHSVMLMMALYLLAGQAARLGGSFQLSALGGLYRECGWFAAVSLILFLAACGLPPFSGFWPKVILVKASLDIGAWWLAAALLAGGFLTTICFGRVFLLAYWRPAPAPVEAVAIGWQSALPLLALTALVTGFGILPEPLLSLAQAAAGSLADPGAYIHSVFPEGAAQ; this is encoded by the coding sequence ATGGCCGCCCCCATCGGCACCGACCTTTCCGCCGCGCTCCTCACCGCACCCGTCCCCCCAGGCAATTGGCTGGTGATCTTGCCGGTTGTGCATTGCATCGTGCTCGGCGCGCTGATGCTGATGCTTCGCGCCCATGTCCGCCTGCATGCGTTGATCGCCGTTCTCGGCCTTGCGGCCCTGGTGGTGGTCGACGCGGTGTTGTTGAAACGGGTGATCGACGATGGCCCAGTCACGATGGTGATGGGGCGCTGGCTGCCGCCTTTCGGCATTGCCTTCACCGTCGACCTCTTCGGCGCGCTGATGGCGCTTGCAGCCGCGATCGCGGCGCTTGCGGGCAGCCTCTATGCGCTCACCGACATCGACGCGGGCGGGCGGCGCTTCGGCTTCTTCCCCTTCCTCATGTTCCTGATGGCAGGCGTGTCCGGGGCGTTGCTCACCGGCGACATTTTCAATCTCTATGTCTGGTTCGAGGTGCTGCTGATCTCGTCCTTCGGCCTGCTGATCCTCGGATCCGAGCGCGAGCAGATCGACGGTGCGATGAAATATGCGGTGCTGAACCTGATCGGTACGACGCTCTTTTTGATTGCGGTCGGCTACCTCTACGCGATCTTCGGCACGCTCAACATGGCCGACATCGCCCTGAAGGCCGCCGGCCTGCGCGATAGCGCGCCGCTGATGACGCTGGCGGCCCTTTTCCTTTTTGCCTTCGCCATGAAGGCTGCCGCTTTCCCGGTAAACTTCTGGCTGCCGGCCTCCTATCATACGCCACGCATCGTCGTCTCCGCGCTCTTTGCCGGTCTGCTCACCAAGGTCGGCATCTACGCGTTGATCCGGGTGGTGGTGATGCTGCTGCCGGTGGAGCGCGAGGCGCTGAGCCTGATGATCGCGCTTGTCGGCGCCGCAACCGTCCTCATAGGCGCACTCGGCGCGCTGGCGCAGACCGATATCCGCCGCATGCTCGGCTATGTCGTCATCTCCGGCATCGGCAACATGCTTGCCGGTATCGCGATCGGCACGCCGGGTGGCGTCAGCGGCTCGGTTTTTTACGCGCTGCATTCCGTCATGCTGATGATGGCGCTCTATCTCTTGGCGGGGCAGGCGGCCCGCCTCGGCGGCAGCTTCCAGCTCAGCGCGCTTGGCGGGCTCTATCGCGAGTGCGGCTGGTTTGCCGCCGTCTCGCTCATCCTCTTCCTCGCCGCCTGCGGCCTGCCGCCGTTTTCCGGCTTCTGGCCGAAGGTCATCCTCGTCAAGGCCTCGCTCGATATCGGCGCATGGTGGCTTGCCGCCGCCCTTTTGGCCGGCGGGTTCCTGACGACCATCTGTTTCGGCCGCGTCTTCCTGCTCGCCTACTGGCGCCCGGCGCCGGCGCCTGTCGAGGCGGTCGCGATCGGCTGGCAATCGGCGCTGCCGCTTCTGGCGCTGACCGCACTCGTCACCGGTTTCGGCATCCTGCCGGAGCCGTTGCTGTCGCTGGCGCAGGCAGCCGCCGGAAGCCTCGCCGATCCGGGCGCCTACATCCATTCTGTCTTCCCGGAAGGAGCGGCGCAATGA
- a CDS encoding Na+/H+ antiporter subunit B, with amino-acid sequence MNTLIFRTIAPFLVALMLLFSVFILLRGHNEPGGGFIGGLIAASALAIYGIAAGVPAVRRAILFHPLSIAGAGLMMSAVAGLVSIAAAVPFMTGLWVYPSIFGVEVPLSTVMLFDIGVYFVVVGAITAIALALEEREVE; translated from the coding sequence ATGAACACCCTCATCTTCCGCACCATCGCCCCCTTCCTCGTCGCGCTCATGCTGCTCTTTTCGGTCTTCATCCTGCTGCGCGGCCACAACGAGCCGGGCGGCGGCTTCATCGGCGGGCTTATCGCCGCTTCGGCACTGGCGATCTACGGCATCGCGGCCGGCGTGCCGGCTGTGCGCCGGGCAATCCTCTTTCATCCGCTGTCGATCGCCGGTGCCGGCCTGATGATGTCGGCGGTCGCCGGCCTGGTCTCGATCGCCGCTGCCGTGCCCTTCATGACCGGCCTGTGGGTCTATCCTTCAATCTTCGGCGTCGAGGTGCCGCTCTCGACGGTCATGCTCTTCGATATCGGCGTCTATTTCGTCGTCGTCGGCGCGATCACCGCCATTGCGCTCGCCCTTGAGGAAAGGGAGGTGGAGTGA
- a CDS encoding Na+/H+ antiporter subunit E has translation MIAFLVNLLLAIAWVAVSGSASLHNLVFGFVLGAVALAIVREPFGSKGYLHRTRLVLSLALLFLKELALSAWTVARTVLRPRMEILPGIFAFPLTVDRDLEITLLANLITLTPGTLSVDVSEDRRTLYVHALDCADPEATKRAIASGFERKIMEAFR, from the coding sequence ATGATCGCCTTCCTCGTCAATCTGCTGCTTGCCATTGCCTGGGTCGCCGTTTCCGGCAGCGCCTCGCTGCACAATCTCGTCTTCGGCTTCGTTCTCGGGGCCGTCGCTTTGGCGATCGTGCGCGAGCCTTTCGGCAGCAAGGGCTATCTTCACCGCACGCGCCTCGTCCTGTCACTCGCGCTGCTTTTCCTGAAGGAACTGGCGCTTTCGGCTTGGACCGTCGCGCGGACGGTGCTGCGGCCGAGGATGGAGATCTTGCCCGGCATCTTTGCCTTTCCGCTGACCGTCGATCGTGATCTCGAGATCACGCTGCTTGCCAATCTCATCACGCTGACGCCCGGCACGCTCTCTGTCGATGTTTCGGAGGACCGCAGGACGCTTTATGTCCACGCGCTCGACTGCGCTGATCCGGAAGCGACGAAGCGCGCCATTGCGAGCGGCTTCGAACGCAAGATCATGGAGGCTTTCCGATGA
- a CDS encoding ornithine cyclodeaminase family protein, translating into MAIILSDSDLDRSTAMQIAIEAIEEAMAARSAGVLISPPRHSVSFGGKGDLVFTIGGTIGEDSIAGFRVYETFKGLRHEQVVAVWSTETAELQGLVVGSRLGNIRTGAIGGIAIRHMSSPGVRTVGVIGSGQQARTQLEAAALVRRLDHVRVYSRHEQNRRTFSAEMEQRLGIPVEPVVSPRRAVSEADIVICATTSRTPVMEAAWLKPGVHINTIGPKTVDEHELGLDIAAAAHVIATDSLEQTDAYKAPFFLHGSPDAVRLVDLAAIVSGRLPVRQAHDQTTLFCSAGLAGTEVLVASKLLAASGGKAPAA; encoded by the coding sequence GTGGCCATCATTTTAAGCGACAGTGACCTGGACCGAAGCACGGCTATGCAGATCGCCATCGAGGCGATCGAGGAAGCAATGGCGGCGCGATCAGCAGGGGTATTGATTTCGCCGCCCAGGCATAGCGTGTCCTTTGGCGGCAAAGGCGACCTTGTCTTCACTATCGGCGGCACGATCGGCGAGGATTCCATTGCGGGCTTCAGGGTTTATGAAACATTCAAAGGGCTGCGCCACGAACAGGTCGTCGCGGTCTGGTCGACTGAAACGGCAGAGCTTCAAGGCCTTGTCGTCGGCAGCCGGTTGGGAAATATCCGAACCGGCGCGATTGGCGGCATCGCCATTCGTCATATGTCATCGCCTGGCGTCAGGACGGTAGGCGTCATTGGAAGCGGGCAACAGGCGCGGACACAGTTGGAGGCCGCGGCACTTGTCCGCAGGCTGGATCATGTCCGCGTCTATAGCCGCCACGAACAGAACCGCCGCACATTTTCAGCGGAGATGGAGCAGCGCTTAGGCATCCCCGTGGAGCCCGTGGTTTCGCCACGGCGCGCTGTAAGCGAGGCCGATATCGTCATTTGTGCAACGACCAGCCGAACACCGGTGATGGAGGCAGCTTGGCTGAAGCCCGGAGTTCACATCAACACCATCGGTCCGAAGACCGTGGATGAGCATGAGTTGGGCTTGGATATCGCCGCGGCCGCCCATGTTATCGCGACCGACTCTCTGGAGCAGACAGACGCCTATAAGGCTCCATTCTTCCTGCATGGGTCGCCCGATGCCGTGCGCCTGGTGGATTTGGCAGCGATCGTCAGCGGCAGGCTGCCTGTTCGCCAGGCGCACGATCAAACGACGTTGTTTTGCTCGGCGGGCCTCGCAGGCACCGAAGTCCTGGTGGCATCGAAGCTGCTTGCGGCTTCCGGCGGCAAGGCTCCTGCGGCCTGA
- a CDS encoding hemolysin III family protein, producing the protein MGEFNGIRWAYDRYELIADGIVHGVGLALALVGATVLIFYATVWSSYGEIAAAWIYGVGLVLTLGISFSYNAWPVSPTKWYLRRLDHSAIFILIAATYTPFLERGADDPLLFAMLIAIWAMAAAGIFLKCAFPGRYDKLTILLYLAMGWSGILVAGPVASRIPFASMLLIVIGGIIYSAGVIFHVWEKLRFQNAIWHGFVVAAAAVHYSAVLTCFSMGAARL; encoded by the coding sequence ATGGGCGAGTTCAACGGCATTCGCTGGGCTTACGACAGATATGAGCTGATCGCCGACGGCATCGTGCACGGCGTCGGCCTGGCGCTTGCGCTCGTCGGTGCGACCGTGCTGATTTTCTATGCGACGGTTTGGAGCTCCTACGGCGAGATCGCGGCCGCCTGGATTTACGGCGTCGGCCTTGTGCTGACACTCGGCATTTCCTTTTCCTACAATGCCTGGCCGGTGTCGCCCACCAAATGGTACCTGCGCAGGCTCGATCATTCGGCGATCTTCATCCTGATCGCCGCGACCTATACGCCCTTCCTTGAACGCGGTGCCGACGACCCGCTGCTCTTCGCCATGCTGATTGCCATCTGGGCGATGGCGGCCGCCGGCATCTTCCTGAAATGCGCCTTTCCTGGGCGCTACGACAAGCTGACGATCCTGCTCTATCTCGCCATGGGCTGGAGCGGCATTCTGGTTGCCGGGCCGGTCGCCTCGCGCATTCCCTTCGCTTCGATGCTTTTGATCGTCATCGGCGGCATCATCTATTCGGCAGGTGTGATTTTCCACGTCTGGGAAAAGCTGCGCTTCCAGAACGCCATCTGGCATGGCTTCGTGGTTGCCGCCGCAGCGGTACATTATTCGGCGGTACTCACCTGCTTCAGCATGGGCGCTGCCAGGCTCTGA
- a CDS encoding isochorismatase family cysteine hydrolase has product MTKRALVIIDLINDYLDHWSADEAARLIGETNTLAVAFRQAALPVIWVRPEFRPDLSDAFLEMRDKNLKIAIEGTSGAHLHAGLNWEPSDTTIVKKRYSAFYRTELEDILSAMGVGELVLCGINTHACIRMTAIDAYQRDLRVVLAEECIDSYDAEHGRVSLVYMNGKIAKVATVPEIIQALRPLQAAGALPPEAASSFDATRTSVPARPAEQNNVV; this is encoded by the coding sequence ATGACCAAACGCGCCCTTGTTATCATCGACCTCATCAATGACTACCTCGACCATTGGAGCGCAGATGAAGCTGCTCGGCTGATCGGTGAAACCAACACGCTGGCTGTGGCCTTTAGACAGGCCGCGTTGCCCGTCATATGGGTGCGGCCGGAATTTCGGCCTGACCTTAGCGACGCCTTTCTCGAGATGCGGGACAAGAACCTGAAGATCGCGATCGAGGGAACTTCAGGCGCCCATCTTCATGCTGGCCTCAATTGGGAGCCAAGCGACACGACCATCGTAAAGAAGCGCTATAGTGCGTTTTACCGGACCGAACTTGAAGACATTCTATCGGCGATGGGCGTGGGCGAGCTGGTATTGTGCGGCATCAACACGCACGCTTGTATTCGCATGACCGCTATCGACGCTTACCAACGCGACCTTCGCGTGGTGCTGGCGGAGGAATGCATCGATTCCTATGATGCCGAGCATGGAAGGGTCTCGCTTGTCTACATGAATGGAAAGATTGCCAAGGTGGCTACTGTTCCCGAGATAATCCAGGCTCTCCGCCCACTTCAGGCCGCAGGAGCCTTGCCGCCGGAAGCCGCAAGCAGCTTCGATGCCACCAGGACTTCGGTGCCTGCGAGGCCCGCCGAGCAAAACAACGTCGTTTGA
- a CDS encoding putative monovalent cation/H+ antiporter subunit A, with protein MAGVTGLTFLALCLPLLGALLSPFVIRRLGASGVWLLAAVPFLSFLHFLRFIPGVARGEVVTGGYSWVPSYNLSFSWFFDGLSLTFALLITGIGTLIVLYAGGYLKGHPQQGRFFSFIFLFMGAMLGVVVSDSFLMFFIFWELTSITSFLLIGFDHEREAARRAALQALVVTGGGGLCLLAGLLFLWNITGVTQMSLLSPFGDVVRGSPFYLATLGLVLCGAFTKSAQFPFHFWLPNAMEAPTPVSAYLHSATMVKAGVYLLMRLNPVMGGTPAWEILLPFFGGMTLVAGSALAIAHADLKLKLAYTTVSSLGLLVLLTGFGSEYAIEAAVLYLVAHSLFKGALFMIAGVLDHETGTRDITKLGGLLSAMPLTFAIAILAAISMGGLPPFFGFLAKEEIYAALAGGNLRSLVFTAVAIFGNALMFAIAFSVGLKPFVGQAAETPKHPNEAPVLLWLGPGILAVLGLAGALFSGITHHYVSSPMASAVQGDAIDVAISPMPHLGLPLALSVLTVILGVAVYWKIELARALMVSFLQAAGPGPDRGFDSFIAGLVRLAWRVTRIVQPGRLEIYVTCTFVCLALILLVPPLLYGELPSFPVWPRGVQLHEWAIFLLAVIGLAAVLCARDRLTAIISLGIQGFSVALIFLLFGAPDLSFTQFMVETLSVVILALVMTRLRLSPTDPRPLRQRLGDGSIALACGLGFALLLMRATEGPFNAALTDFFNTHSKTIAHGANVVNVIIVDFRGTDTLGEIAVVAITGLAIIALIRMRAGGERKLVAPDPDRVEAAE; from the coding sequence ATGGCCGGTGTCACTGGTCTGACATTTTTGGCCTTGTGCCTGCCGCTTCTCGGCGCCTTGCTTTCCCCTTTCGTCATTCGCCGGCTCGGCGCAAGCGGCGTCTGGCTGCTGGCGGCCGTGCCGTTCCTGTCGTTCCTGCACTTCCTTCGCTTCATACCTGGCGTCGCCCGCGGCGAGGTGGTGACCGGCGGATATTCCTGGGTGCCGAGCTACAATCTGAGCTTCTCTTGGTTTTTCGACGGGCTGTCGCTCACCTTTGCGCTGCTGATTACCGGCATCGGCACGCTGATCGTGCTTTATGCCGGCGGCTACCTGAAGGGGCATCCGCAGCAGGGGCGTTTCTTCTCCTTTATCTTCCTGTTCATGGGCGCGATGCTCGGCGTCGTCGTCTCGGACAGTTTCCTGATGTTCTTCATCTTCTGGGAGCTGACCTCCATCACCTCCTTCCTGCTGATCGGCTTCGACCATGAGCGGGAGGCGGCACGACGGGCGGCACTTCAAGCGCTGGTGGTGACCGGCGGTGGCGGGCTTTGCCTGCTGGCCGGCCTGCTCTTTCTCTGGAACATCACCGGCGTCACGCAGATGTCGCTGCTTTCGCCGTTCGGCGATGTCGTCCGCGGCAGCCCGTTTTATCTGGCAACGCTCGGTCTCGTGCTGTGCGGCGCCTTTACCAAATCGGCGCAGTTTCCATTTCACTTCTGGCTGCCGAACGCCATGGAGGCGCCGACGCCGGTATCGGCCTACCTGCATTCCGCAACCATGGTGAAGGCCGGCGTGTATCTCCTGATGCGGCTGAACCCGGTGATGGGCGGCACACCGGCTTGGGAAATCCTGCTGCCGTTCTTCGGCGGCATGACCCTGGTTGCCGGTTCGGCGCTCGCCATTGCCCATGCCGACCTGAAGCTGAAGCTCGCCTATACGACGGTTTCTTCGCTCGGCCTTCTCGTCCTGCTTACCGGTTTCGGTTCGGAATACGCCATCGAAGCCGCGGTGCTTTACCTGGTGGCGCACTCGCTCTTCAAGGGCGCACTCTTCATGATCGCGGGCGTCCTCGACCACGAGACGGGCACCCGCGACATCACGAAGCTCGGTGGTTTGCTGAGCGCCATGCCGCTGACCTTTGCGATTGCGATACTCGCCGCGATCTCGATGGGCGGCCTTCCGCCCTTCTTCGGCTTCCTCGCCAAGGAGGAGATCTACGCTGCGCTCGCCGGTGGCAACCTGCGCTCGCTGGTGTTCACCGCAGTCGCGATCTTCGGCAATGCGCTGATGTTTGCAATTGCCTTTTCGGTCGGCCTGAAGCCCTTCGTCGGTCAGGCGGCAGAAACCCCGAAACATCCCAACGAGGCGCCCGTCCTGCTCTGGCTCGGTCCCGGCATTCTGGCAGTGCTGGGCCTTGCTGGCGCGCTCTTTTCCGGCATCACGCATCACTACGTCTCGTCGCCGATGGCTTCGGCCGTTCAGGGCGATGCAATCGACGTTGCGATCTCGCCGATGCCGCATCTCGGCCTTCCGCTCGCGCTTTCCGTATTGACCGTGATCCTTGGCGTTGCGGTCTATTGGAAGATTGAGCTGGCCCGGGCGCTGATGGTGTCCTTCCTGCAGGCGGCAGGGCCGGGGCCGGACCGCGGCTTCGATAGCTTCATCGCCGGGCTCGTCCGCCTTGCCTGGCGCGTCACCCGCATCGTCCAGCCGGGACGGCTCGAAATCTACGTGACCTGCACCTTTGTCTGCCTCGCCTTGATTCTCCTCGTGCCGCCGCTGCTTTACGGCGAACTGCCGTCGTTTCCCGTCTGGCCGCGCGGCGTCCAGCTCCATGAATGGGCGATCTTCCTGCTCGCCGTGATCGGCCTTGCGGCCGTGCTTTGCGCCCGCGACCGGCTGACGGCAATCATCTCGCTTGGCATCCAGGGCTTTTCCGTGGCGTTGATCTTCCTGCTCTTCGGGGCGCCCGATCTTTCCTTCACCCAGTTCATGGTCGAGACGCTGTCCGTCGTCATCCTGGCGCTCGTCATGACGAGGCTTCGCCTCTCGCCGACCGACCCGCGTCCGCTGCGTCAGCGGCTTGGCGACGGCTCGATCGCGCTTGCCTGCGGCCTCGGCTTTGCGCTGCTTCTGATGCGGGCGACGGAGGGGCCGTTCAATGCGGCGCTGACGGATTTCTTCAACACCCATTCGAAAACCATTGCCCACGGCGCCAATGTCGTGAACGTCATCATCGTCGATTTCCGCGGCACCGACACCCTCGGCGAGATCGCCGTCGTCGCCATCACCGGCCTCGCCATCATCGCACTGATCCGCATGCGGGCAGGGGGAGAGCGGAAGCTGGTCGCGCCTGATCCGGATCGAGTGGAGGCGGCGGAGTGA
- a CDS encoding GNAT family N-acetyltransferase, whose protein sequence is MTDAVLVRDATEADLAAIRDIYNHAVEHTTAIWNETLVDLENRAEWFRARKARGFPVLVAEKAGQVAGYATYGDWRAFDGYRHTAEHSVYVDKDCRGGGIGKLLMQALIEKAKENGVHVMIAGIESENVASIRLHEKLGFRIAGTFSEVGTKFGRWLDLTCMELKLSK, encoded by the coding sequence ATGACCGACGCCGTCCTCGTGCGCGACGCCACCGAAGCCGATCTTGCGGCGATCCGCGACATCTACAACCACGCCGTCGAACACACGACGGCGATCTGGAACGAAACCCTTGTCGATCTCGAAAACCGCGCCGAATGGTTCCGGGCGCGCAAGGCGAGGGGCTTTCCGGTTCTGGTCGCGGAAAAGGCGGGGCAGGTCGCGGGCTACGCCACCTACGGCGACTGGCGGGCCTTCGACGGCTATCGCCATACGGCCGAGCACTCCGTCTATGTCGACAAGGACTGCCGCGGCGGCGGCATTGGCAAGCTTTTGATGCAGGCGCTTATCGAGAAGGCCAAAGAGAACGGCGTCCACGTCATGATCGCCGGCATCGAGTCGGAAAACGTCGCCTCGATCCGCCTGCACGAAAAGCTCGGCTTCCGCATCGCCGGCACCTTCTCCGAGGTCGGCACCAAGTTCGGCCGCTGGCTCGATCTCACCTGCATGGAACTCAAGCTTTCGAAGTGA
- a CDS encoding MucR family transcriptional regulator, protein MTDTATGNGPELLVELTADIVAAYVSNHVVPVSDLANLISDVHSALSNTSAPQPAAATIEKQKPAVSVRKSVQDDQITCLECGGNFKSLKRHLMTHHSLSPEEYREKWDLPADYPMVAPAYAEARSRLAKEMGLGQRRKRGRG, encoded by the coding sequence ATGACGGATACCGCGACCGGCAACGGGCCGGAATTGCTGGTAGAACTGACGGCCGATATCGTAGCGGCTTATGTCAGCAATCATGTGGTCCCGGTCAGTGACCTGGCCAATTTGATTTCCGACGTGCATTCCGCACTGAGCAACACGTCTGCACCGCAACCCGCCGCAGCCACCATCGAAAAGCAGAAGCCCGCCGTTTCGGTACGCAAGTCAGTACAGGATGATCAGATCACCTGCCTGGAATGCGGCGGCAACTTCAAATCTCTCAAGCGCCATCTGATGACCCATCACAGTCTCTCGCCGGAAGAGTACCGCGAGAAGTGGGATCTTCCCGCCGATTATCCGATGGTCGCTCCCGCCTATGCCGAGGCGCGCTCGCGCCTCGCCAAGGAAATGGGCCTCGGCCAGCGCCGCAAACGCGGCCGCGGCTGA